A genomic stretch from Amycolatopsis sp. 195334CR includes:
- a CDS encoding LLM class flavin-dependent oxidoreductase: protein MKHGIVVLPEHEWKAAAERWRAAEQLGYHHAWTYDHLMWRWFADRRWYGSIPTLSAAATATGSIGLGVLVATPNFRHPVALAKDLVTVDDIAGGRLICGLGAGAPGHDVGLLGEEPLSPGERADRFEAFVELLDAVLVQGDIEHESRWYTANGVTFHPRAEDGRRLPFAVAATGPRGMALAAGFAQYWVTSGPPADFSGRPLAEVLPALRRQLRGVDAACERLGRDPASLNRIFVADASVGGITGSVAAYEDAAGELAEAGFTDLVVHWPRPDQPYRGDEQVVVDFAEKHLAGKSCE from the coding sequence ATGAAGCACGGCATCGTGGTGCTGCCCGAGCACGAGTGGAAGGCCGCCGCCGAGCGCTGGCGGGCCGCCGAACAGCTCGGCTACCACCACGCGTGGACCTACGACCACCTGATGTGGCGCTGGTTCGCCGACCGCCGGTGGTACGGCTCGATCCCGACGCTGTCCGCCGCGGCCACCGCCACCGGTTCGATCGGCCTCGGCGTGCTGGTGGCCACGCCCAACTTCCGCCACCCCGTGGCACTGGCCAAGGACCTGGTCACCGTGGACGACATCGCCGGAGGGCGGCTGATCTGCGGCCTGGGGGCCGGGGCACCCGGCCACGATGTGGGCCTGCTCGGTGAGGAGCCGCTGAGCCCCGGCGAGCGCGCCGACCGGTTCGAGGCGTTCGTCGAACTGCTCGACGCGGTGCTGGTCCAGGGCGACATCGAGCACGAATCGCGCTGGTACACCGCGAACGGCGTGACCTTCCACCCGCGGGCCGAGGACGGGCGGCGGCTGCCGTTCGCGGTCGCCGCGACCGGGCCGCGCGGGATGGCGCTGGCCGCCGGGTTCGCCCAGTACTGGGTCACCTCCGGCCCGCCGGCCGACTTCAGCGGACGGCCGCTGGCCGAGGTGCTGCCCGCGCTGCGCCGCCAACTCCGGGGCGTGGACGCGGCGTGCGAACGGCTGGGGCGCGATCCCGCGTCGCTGAACAGGATCTTCGTGGCCGACGCGTCGGTCGGCGGGATCACCGGCTCGGTGGCCGCCTACGAGGACGCCGCGGGCGAACTGGCCGAGGCGGGGTTCACCGACCTCGTCGTGCACTGGCCCCGGCCCGACCAGCCCTATCGGGGCGACGAACAGGTAGTTGTCGATTTCGCCGAGAAGCACCTGGCAGGCAAGTCATGCGAGTGA
- a CDS encoding phenazine biosynthesis protein PhzF — protein MRVTTVDMFGAAPGRGSALDVLNPDGPCDETALAEAAEHAKRRDADEHALVSALDRPQRTFGSRIFNTGGETPFATHSLAGVAACLVREHQLPTGEVGRAAEAGCQWLWTDGTTVRVPFDGPAVHQELPHDSEVFGPYDGVGHAGGVGRAFNFLRVSEDPRTLPAPDLDRMRELAVTDFTLFRWDPDKHEVLARVFAPGFGLPEDAGCLPAAAALGATGLRYAEGDPAPVTVRQVTRRGNESVFHCTGEIRDGRASVCVTSRVWVDRGAA, from the coding sequence ATGCGAGTGACCACAGTGGACATGTTCGGCGCGGCGCCGGGCCGGGGGAGCGCGCTGGACGTGCTGAACCCGGACGGGCCGTGTGACGAGACCGCGCTCGCCGAAGCGGCCGAGCACGCGAAGCGCCGGGACGCCGACGAGCACGCGCTGGTGAGCGCACTCGACCGGCCACAAAGGACCTTCGGGTCGCGGATCTTCAACACCGGCGGGGAAACCCCGTTCGCCACGCACTCGCTGGCCGGGGTGGCCGCGTGCCTGGTCCGGGAGCACCAGCTGCCCACCGGCGAGGTGGGCCGCGCGGCCGAAGCGGGCTGCCAGTGGCTGTGGACCGACGGCACCACCGTCCGGGTGCCCTTCGACGGGCCCGCCGTGCACCAGGAACTGCCCCACGACTCCGAGGTTTTCGGGCCCTACGACGGTGTGGGACACGCCGGTGGGGTCGGCCGGGCGTTCAACTTCCTGCGCGTCAGCGAGGACCCGCGCACGCTGCCCGCGCCGGATCTGGACCGGATGCGGGAGCTGGCGGTCACCGACTTCACCCTGTTCCGCTGGGACCCGGACAAGCACGAGGTGCTGGCGCGGGTGTTCGCCCCCGGTTTCGGGCTGCCCGAGGACGCGGGCTGCCTGCCGGCCGCCGCGGCGCTCGGCGCCACCGGGCTGCGCTACGCCGAGGGCGACCCGGCACCGGTGACGGTCCGCCAGGTCACGCGGCGCGGCAACGAGTCCGTGTTCCACTGCACCGGCGAGATCCGCGATGGCCGGGCGAGCGTGTGCGTCACTTCGCGGGTCTGGGTCGATCGGGGTGCCGCATGA
- a CDS encoding aminotransferase class V-fold PLP-dependent enzyme encodes MTATRELATGFDTGGVIHLNGNSLGPPRESLVAELERVVSGQWARRQVQGWFEDGWLDLPRTVGDKLGTLLGAAPGQVVVAGETTSSTLFNAMVAACRLRERPDLLVDADSFPTDLYIAASVAKLLNRQLVVKSGHEFDAYLAERGTRVTAAVAAPVDFRTGRRRDIGSLTALARRAGAVSVWDLSHAAGVLPCDLDAHDVDLAVGCGYKYLGGGPGAPAFLYLAARLRSTVDFPLAGWHGHARPFAMVPEFEPAPDVDRARTGTPPLLSLIGLDHALDPLVETGIHALRERSRALGESFLDHLGERRPDLLRELVSPRDAESRGAHLALRVPDAERAERVLAERGVLVDHRHPDLIRFAFAPLYVTHDQVRRAVDALSHAVEGAR; translated from the coding sequence ATGACCGCCACCCGGGAACTGGCCACCGGTTTCGACACCGGCGGGGTCATCCACCTGAACGGCAACTCCCTGGGCCCGCCCCGGGAGAGCCTGGTCGCCGAACTGGAACGCGTGGTGTCGGGGCAGTGGGCACGGCGCCAGGTGCAGGGCTGGTTCGAGGACGGCTGGCTGGACCTGCCGCGCACGGTCGGCGACAAGCTGGGCACCCTGCTCGGCGCGGCACCCGGCCAGGTCGTGGTGGCCGGGGAGACCACCTCGTCGACCCTGTTCAACGCGATGGTGGCCGCCTGCCGCCTGCGCGAGCGCCCGGACCTGCTGGTCGACGCCGACTCGTTCCCCACCGATCTCTACATCGCGGCTTCGGTGGCGAAGCTGTTGAACCGACAGCTTGTTGTCAAATCTGGGCACGAGTTCGACGCCTACCTGGCCGAGCGCGGCACCCGGGTGACCGCCGCGGTCGCCGCACCGGTCGACTTCCGCACCGGGCGGCGCCGCGACATCGGCTCGCTCACCGCGCTGGCCCGCCGCGCCGGAGCCGTGTCGGTGTGGGACCTCAGCCACGCCGCCGGGGTGCTGCCGTGCGACCTGGACGCCCACGACGTGGACCTCGCCGTCGGCTGCGGGTACAAGTACCTCGGCGGCGGGCCGGGCGCACCGGCCTTCCTGTACCTGGCCGCCCGGTTGCGGTCCACTGTGGACTTCCCGCTGGCCGGCTGGCACGGGCACGCCAGGCCGTTCGCCATGGTGCCGGAGTTCGAACCGGCGCCGGACGTGGACCGGGCGCGCACCGGCACACCGCCGCTGCTCAGCCTGATCGGCCTGGACCACGCGCTCGACCCGCTGGTCGAGACCGGCATCCACGCCCTGCGCGAACGCAGTCGCGCGCTCGGTGAGTCCTTCTTGGACCACCTCGGGGAGCGTCGCCCCGACCTGCTGCGGGAACTCGTCTCGCCGCGCGACGCCGAGTCCCGCGGTGCGCACCTCGCGCTCCGCGTCCCGGATGCCGAGCGGGCCGAACGCGTGCTCGCCGAGCGCGGTGTGCTCGTCGACCACCGGCATCCCGACCTGATCCGGTTCGCCTTCGCGCCGTTGTACGTGACGCACGACCAGGTGCGGCGCGCGGTGGACGCACTGAGCCACGCCGTGGAGGGAGCGCGATGA
- a CDS encoding tryptophan 2,3-dioxygenase, translating into MTQAPEYVAYARMDELHQLQHPRSEARGELNFILLSHVKELLFRAVIDDLDCARHALRHDDVPRACLALSRATRTQRVLVSCWESLNGMSADEFVAFRHVLNDASGVQSFAYRTLEFVMGNRPRRQVEAAHQDGHTLLRAELAKPSLYDVVLQYLARQGFSMPADCVDGPTTRQHEPSSLVEDAWLEIYRHPDRHPGAHRLAEALLEVAYQFSCWRATHLLVVERMLGGKGGTGGSDGAAWLRTINEHRFFPELWTFRTRL; encoded by the coding sequence ATGACCCAGGCACCCGAGTACGTCGCCTACGCCAGGATGGACGAACTGCACCAGTTGCAGCACCCGCGCAGCGAAGCGCGCGGTGAGCTGAACTTCATCCTGCTCAGCCACGTCAAGGAACTGCTGTTCCGGGCGGTGATCGACGACCTCGACTGCGCCCGCCACGCGCTGCGGCACGACGACGTGCCACGCGCCTGCCTGGCGTTGTCGCGGGCCACGCGCACCCAGCGGGTGCTGGTGAGCTGCTGGGAATCGCTCAACGGCATGTCGGCCGACGAGTTCGTGGCCTTCCGGCACGTGCTCAACGACGCGTCCGGGGTGCAGTCCTTCGCCTACCGCACCCTGGAGTTCGTGATGGGCAACCGGCCGCGCCGCCAGGTGGAGGCCGCGCACCAGGACGGGCACACGCTGCTGCGGGCCGAACTGGCCAAGCCCTCGCTGTACGACGTGGTGCTGCAGTACCTGGCGCGGCAGGGGTTCTCCATGCCCGCCGACTGCGTGGACGGCCCGACGACGCGGCAGCACGAACCCAGTTCGCTGGTCGAGGACGCGTGGCTGGAGATCTACCGGCACCCCGACCGCCACCCCGGCGCGCACCGGCTGGCCGAGGCGCTGCTGGAGGTCGCCTACCAGTTCTCCTGCTGGCGGGCCACGCACCTGCTGGTGGTCGAACGCATGCTCGGCGGGAAGGGCGGGACCGGCGGCAGCGACGGCGCCGCGTGGCTGCGCACGATCAACGAGCACCGGTTCTTCCCGGAACTGTGGACCTTTCGCACCAGGCTCTAG
- a CDS encoding methyltransferase: protein MDHRTGSDTLTKPVDLSSLVPVLFGFAAFQQLRAASELQLFEYLTLNGPSTCDQVADGLGLPVKSARKLLLGTTSLGLTEREDHRYGLSGQLRAAFDDGTWPLIRNIIDFQQQLSYAPAHEYAESLRTGKNQGLKHVPGTGTNLYARLEQTPELENLFYRGMHSWSELSNPVLLRQVDYTGVRRVLDVGGGSAVNAIALARAHPHLRATVFDLEGAVEVARDNIAAAGLGDRIDVAAGDMFGDPMPAGYDLVLFAHQFVIWSPEQNQALLKQAYEALEPGGRVVVFNAFAADDGSGPLYTALDNVYFATLPSEDSTIYEWHEHEEWLLAAGFTDIKRVHNEGWTPHGVIEGRKPDA, encoded by the coding sequence ATGGATCACCGCACGGGGAGCGACACCCTGACCAAACCGGTCGACCTGAGTTCGCTGGTGCCGGTGCTGTTCGGGTTCGCGGCCTTCCAGCAGTTGCGGGCGGCTTCGGAACTGCAGCTGTTCGAGTACCTCACGCTGAACGGACCGTCCACCTGCGACCAGGTGGCCGACGGGCTCGGCCTGCCGGTGAAGTCGGCGCGCAAACTGCTGCTCGGCACTACCTCACTGGGCCTGACCGAACGCGAAGACCACCGGTACGGCCTGTCCGGGCAGTTGCGCGCGGCGTTCGACGACGGCACCTGGCCGTTGATCCGCAACATCATCGACTTCCAGCAGCAGCTGTCCTACGCCCCGGCGCACGAGTACGCCGAATCGCTGCGGACCGGGAAGAACCAGGGCCTCAAGCACGTGCCCGGCACCGGCACCAACCTCTACGCCCGGCTGGAACAGACCCCGGAGCTGGAGAACCTGTTCTACCGCGGCATGCATTCGTGGTCGGAGCTGTCGAACCCGGTGCTGCTGCGGCAGGTGGACTACACCGGGGTGCGCCGGGTGCTGGACGTGGGCGGGGGCAGCGCGGTCAACGCGATCGCGCTGGCGCGGGCGCACCCGCACCTGCGGGCGACGGTGTTCGACCTCGAAGGCGCGGTCGAGGTGGCGCGGGACAACATCGCCGCCGCCGGGCTCGGCGACCGGATCGACGTGGCCGCCGGCGACATGTTCGGCGATCCCATGCCCGCCGGGTACGACCTGGTGCTGTTCGCCCACCAGTTCGTGATCTGGTCGCCGGAGCAGAACCAGGCGCTGCTCAAGCAGGCCTACGAGGCGCTGGAGCCCGGCGGCCGGGTGGTGGTGTTCAACGCCTTCGCCGCCGACGACGGCAGCGGCCCGCTCTACACCGCGCTGGACAACGTCTACTTCGCGACGCTGCCCTCGGAGGACTCGACGATCTACGAATGGCACGAGCACGAGGAATGGCTGCTCGCCGCCGGGTTCACCGACATCAAGCGGGTGCACAACGAGGGCTGGACCCCGCACGGGGTCATCGAGGGGCGCAAGCCCGATGCGTGA
- a CDS encoding alpha/beta hydrolase: protein MRELDLGYSPSAVARDPGGSLRRYRSRGDDARARLDVDEAVRYGRNPGERCHVFPGGPSALVFVHGGHWQESGIDDACFAASDAVANGYTFVAVGYGLAPARTVPEMITSVARALTWLAESGARYGIDPHRLHVAGSSAGAHLLAAALAVGDTPRVRGACLLSGLYDLTEVPYTYVNEAVGLTPEQARECSPVRMPVPACDSVLLAAGQHETPTYLRQHEEYLAHLSALGVPVTGRIVPGRDHFDLPLDLADPATPLGRACLARWRTTEGPVTSR from the coding sequence ATGCGTGAGCTGGACCTCGGGTACTCACCGAGCGCGGTCGCCCGCGACCCGGGCGGGTCGCTGCGGCGGTACCGGTCGCGCGGCGACGACGCCCGCGCCCGGCTCGACGTGGACGAGGCGGTGCGGTACGGGAGGAACCCCGGCGAACGCTGCCACGTGTTCCCCGGCGGCCCGTCGGCACTGGTCTTCGTGCACGGCGGTCACTGGCAGGAATCCGGCATCGACGACGCGTGCTTCGCCGCCTCGGACGCCGTCGCGAACGGGTACACCTTCGTGGCCGTCGGGTACGGGCTGGCGCCGGCCCGCACGGTGCCCGAGATGATCACCTCGGTGGCGCGGGCACTGACCTGGCTCGCCGAATCCGGGGCGCGGTACGGGATCGATCCCCACCGCCTGCACGTCGCAGGCAGCAGCGCGGGGGCGCACCTGCTCGCCGCGGCGCTGGCCGTCGGCGACACCCCGCGCGTGCGCGGCGCCTGCCTGCTCAGCGGGCTCTACGACCTCACCGAGGTGCCGTACACCTACGTCAACGAAGCGGTCGGTCTCACCCCCGAGCAGGCGCGGGAGTGCAGCCCGGTGCGGATGCCCGTGCCCGCGTGCGACTCGGTGCTGCTCGCCGCCGGGCAGCACGAGACGCCGACCTACCTGCGCCAGCACGAGGAGTACCTGGCGCACCTGAGCGCCCTGGGGGTCCCGGTGACCGGGCGGATCGTGCCTGGCCGGGACCACTTCGACCTGCCGCTGGACCTGGCGGACCCGGCCACCCCACTGGGGCGGGCCTGTCTGGCGCGGTGGCGGACCACGGAAGGACCGGTGACTTCGCGATGA
- a CDS encoding amino acid adenylation domain-containing protein, with the protein MTTIDQAFADAVREHATREAISDGQTTLTYAELDAVSNQLARALHARHLLPGEPVGVHLDRGLATYEVFLGILKAGLVVLPFNPRHPGEHKAQMVRAAGPVLTVTDGDPPDGLPAESCLPVADLFAEAAELPVEPVRPRTFTEAPAFILFTSGSTGVPKGVLIAHRGIARVARNLTGFTPGPHDRFLQLAQPAFAASTTDIWTCLLRGGRLFAAPQEVPPLGDLARLIERERITVLNLPVGLFNLLVEHHPETIAQASSVIVSGDFPSTDHLERALAVVGGDLFNAFGCTENSALTAVHKITAADLDTAEIPVGRPMPSVEMTVRDEELRECPPGLIGELCIAGDGVALGYLGDQVQTEKKFMRYEGGRLLRTGDLAKLTEDGEIVLAGRTDQMLKVRGFRVEPRHVEVTAEEFPGIHQAVAQAVSDQLVLWCVPSPEHEFSEREVLELLRARLPDYMVPSRVRALESFPRNANGKIDRKALAARLDTGASTGPATDRLTAVVHSTLTDVAGNQEIGPDDRLLERGVTSLHLIDFGARLEELTGVVLAPDEIVGAGTAHGVADLIRTKRS; encoded by the coding sequence ATGACGACGATCGACCAGGCCTTCGCCGACGCCGTGCGGGAGCACGCCACCCGCGAGGCGATCTCCGACGGGCAGACCACGCTGACCTACGCCGAACTCGACGCGGTGTCCAACCAACTGGCCAGGGCACTGCACGCGCGGCACCTGCTGCCGGGCGAACCGGTCGGCGTGCACCTCGACCGCGGCCTGGCCACCTACGAGGTGTTCCTCGGCATTCTCAAGGCCGGGCTGGTGGTGCTGCCGTTCAACCCGCGGCACCCCGGCGAGCACAAGGCGCAGATGGTCCGCGCGGCCGGGCCGGTGCTCACCGTGACCGACGGGGACCCGCCCGACGGCCTGCCCGCCGAATCGTGCCTGCCGGTGGCGGACCTGTTCGCCGAAGCGGCGGAGCTGCCCGTGGAACCGGTGCGGCCGAGGACGTTCACCGAGGCACCGGCGTTCATCCTGTTCACCTCGGGCTCGACCGGTGTGCCCAAGGGCGTGCTGATCGCCCACCGCGGGATCGCCAGGGTGGCGCGGAACCTCACCGGGTTCACCCCGGGGCCGCACGACCGGTTCCTGCAGCTCGCGCAGCCGGCGTTCGCCGCGTCGACCACCGACATCTGGACCTGCCTGCTGCGTGGCGGGCGGCTGTTCGCAGCACCGCAGGAGGTGCCGCCGCTCGGCGACCTCGCGCGGCTGATCGAGCGCGAGCGGATCACCGTGCTGAACCTGCCGGTCGGGCTGTTCAACCTGCTCGTGGAGCACCACCCGGAGACCATCGCGCAGGCGTCCTCGGTGATCGTCAGCGGCGACTTCCCGTCCACCGACCACCTCGAACGGGCGCTCGCGGTGGTCGGCGGTGACCTGTTCAACGCCTTCGGCTGCACGGAGAACTCGGCGCTGACCGCGGTGCACAAGATCACCGCGGCGGACCTGGACACCGCCGAGATCCCGGTCGGCCGCCCGATGCCGTCGGTGGAGATGACCGTGCGGGACGAGGAACTCCGCGAATGCCCGCCCGGCCTGATCGGGGAACTGTGCATCGCGGGCGACGGCGTGGCATTGGGGTACCTCGGCGACCAGGTGCAGACCGAGAAGAAGTTCATGCGCTACGAGGGCGGCCGCCTGCTGCGCACCGGTGACCTGGCCAAGCTGACCGAGGACGGCGAGATCGTGCTGGCCGGGCGGACCGACCAGATGCTCAAGGTCCGGGGGTTCCGGGTGGAGCCGCGGCACGTCGAGGTGACCGCCGAGGAGTTCCCCGGGATCCACCAGGCCGTGGCGCAGGCCGTTTCGGACCAGCTGGTGCTGTGGTGCGTGCCATCGCCCGAGCACGAGTTCTCCGAACGCGAAGTGCTGGAGCTCCTGCGGGCGCGGTTGCCCGACTACATGGTGCCCTCGCGGGTGCGGGCACTGGAGTCCTTCCCGCGCAACGCCAACGGCAAGATCGACCGGAAGGCGCTGGCTGCGCGGCTGGACACCGGCGCGAGCACCGGGCCCGCCACCGACCGGCTGACCGCGGTGGTCCATTCGACGCTCACCGACGTGGCGGGCAACCAGGAGATCGGCCCGGACGACCGCCTGCTGGAACGCGGGGTCACCTCCCTGCACCTGATCGACTTCGGCGCCCGGCTCGAGGAGCTGACCGGTGTGGTGCTGGCCCCCGACGAGATCGTCGGCGCGGGCACCGCCCACGGCGTCGCCGACCTGATCCGCACCAAGCGCTCCTGA